The window GTAATATTGGTGATCATTTCAATGTTTATAAATTTATGTATATGGTAAGCTAGAATAATAATGTATTTGAATGTTTGGCAGAAGAAGGAGCAACGATATTGGATAGATCATAATGTTCTACCAATTCATGTTGAAGTTGCTATTTGGCTAGGCAATGAAATAGCACAGGGGCGACCTCACACCTGCGATGGAGCCCATGATGCGGACATTGATTTGTCGCCAATGAAAGGGCATTTGATAATATCAACCTTGAGAGTGAAGACATGGATCTTGAAGGAGAAGGTACCACTCTCAATCAGAGTACAAACCGTTCAAAGAAAAGGGCTTCTACATCTAGCAAAAATCAAGcacaatcaaagaaaaagaaagcaggtGTTGATAAGGTTGCCAGTCCATTAAAAATGATAGCCAAGGCAATGTCTGCCATATCAACCAAGGAGACTGATTTTGCAACTAAGTTACATGAAGCAATTGGTGCCATTCCAGGGATTGACTTTCACAAGAAAATGGTTATCAAAGAGtatttgatggagaagaaggataaGGCTACTCTATTCTTGACTGCTCCTTCTGAAGAGAGGCCTGAAATGATTGACTATTATCTTCAAATGATGGAGTAGAAGGGCAATTTTATTTGATGCTTTGGGTGAAAGACTTGGTTATGAACTTATGACTTTCTGTTTCTGAGATATTAAACAGTTGACATGGATGTTTTGTGATTTTGTGTTTATGAACTTATGACTTAGAGTTTATATTTCTGTGGTGGTTGTCTTTAGAATGGTATCTTGGAACAATTTTATCAAATGGTACTGtttgtttgattttatgaaCAACTCAATGTGTTGATTTCATTTCTGTTTCTGTCATTGTTTTATGCTTGAcatggaggtgataatttttattattttcctaaTATATTGACGCATTATTGCCCTTCCAAAGAAGGTCCTTCGACCTTTATTATCTGGGGCTTTGAAAAATCTCCTCAAATTTTAGATGTGATCTCAGATTCTGATTTTTTAGTTCTCACCCTATAATCAGCCATTGGATCGTTTGTTATCTACTTatgttcttcaattttcaatGTACCCAGATAGACATTATTGATAGATGTGAAATTTGTCAAAGTAGATGTAACGTATTTACATCAACTACGACGAATAATCCAGGAAGAAAATTCTTCAAATGCCCTGTTCACATGTCTTTTTTTATGTGGGTGGATCACTTGAGAATGTGTGACTGTGGAAAAGGTCAGTGCAAGGTCCGTAGGTGCACAAGAGGATCAGACATAGGGCGAGATTTTTGGTGTTGCCCCAATTCCACTGCAGTATGACTATCATACAATTTTCCTCTTTAATATTATTGTCATTGTAATAATTCATTCTTAttcatttttcataaaaaattttgttttcattttctagCAGGGGAAATATATTGGTTGTGGATTCTTTAAATTTATAAATGATGGACAAACATCCTCCTCAGACAACCAAGCGAGGAATACTGACAAACATGAACCAACCATCCTACCGACTTCAAGTCAATCCAAAGAAAATCTGGAGAGAATCCTTACTagtaaaattaaagattcaaaacaaCAAACAAGATTATGTGAGCAGCATACAAAGACGTTGGAGGAGATACTTGATGCTGTAAAAACATTAGATCTTAACAAGTGATGTATTTTGAGAAGATGAACTCTCATATGTATGTACTTCAATTCAATACAATGTATTCCATATTTGGCTATGACTTATTATCCATGCGTTTTGTGGACTTGAAATACCATATCACCACTTACTACAGATTTTTATATTAATATGGATacaaaaaaatttgggaaagaTCACATATTGAAGTGTCATGTCACCACTTacaatttttttatctttttttttaataaattatcattaaatttatgcatatgttgtatataaaaaaaataaattttaaattaaaagttatttcaagtagaatccaactAATGGATTCatgggtaaccaaacaattttgaaTATGGATTCAGGAAGAATCCAACTgtcagactcagggtaaccaaacagtcttaTATATGGATTCAGCTGGATTCCACTTGACAGAACCAGagcaaccaaacagtttttcaactggattccacctgacagattttgggtaaccaaacaggttttttatcaggatccaaatccacatgaaccagattcttaAGAATCCGATCCAATTTAAGAATCCGGCTCCTACGACACCTCCAACCAAACACGTCCTTAGGATTCTAGAAACCCATCACTTTTTAAGGAGAATTCATCACAGAATTGTACACCACCTGTAATCGAGGTTCAAACTCTCCACTGCTTAGTTAAGTTTAACAATagaaacaacaacaataacaactaaGAAAAAAGCAAATACAAAGACAGAAACAGATGGTAAAGATGAATAAGAAGATCATGATCTATAAAACAAGCTTTAATATACAATGAAGGAAACTGGGAAAAAATTATCCACAAATTGTAACTCCAGCAGAGACAGGATCACCTGCACCATGCGATCGGATTCATGAGCAGAAGCACACAAAGGAAACTGATTTTGAGCCAATATCATGATATTGGCACCTGATAAAACTCTTAATTTCTCGATATTCTGGCCAGACATCCCAATCAAAGATCCTGCTTGTGATCCTGAAATCAGCAACCGAATCATTTTGACAGTCACCTGTCCAACACCAACTGATGCAACAACATTGGCATCATCATCCTGTCAAGTTGGAGGGGGGAAAAAGTAATAACCCCATCAGTATGtcaccttacaagaaaaaacCCAGCCCCAGAGACTCATTTTTGTCCTCATAAATTAAAGCTTGAAGCCTACTAAATACAATTTCAACAAGATTTTGACCTCATTACCTAAGAATATGCCTGAGCAAGACAACCAACAACATATTAACCAGATGATACCCCAAAGAGATGCTGTCATGTTCATTCCAGTCTTCTGATAAGGGTActtcattttcaaaatttccaCATCAGAAACCAAAATCAACAAGTCTATATCTAAATTCTAATGAGCATATACAAATTTCCAGCAGAGGTTTCTGCTTCTCTTATCATTCTATGGGTGTGTTCATTTGACCATGCTTTGTatctctttctttattattctttaatatatccttctcttttcccaattaagaaaataaaaaaacacgtTCTTGCAGGAAACACCAAGATTTATTGGAAAATGATTTAACATTAATGAGCAGGAATATTCTCAAGTTAAAATAacataaagggaaagagaagtgACATTTCTAGCAGCAAAACATTCTTTTTAAgagaaagtgacataccactgACAACATAAAAACAAAGTAACTATGAGAACACAATTTCTCTGTAATTAACCTTTACTGACGATCACATTACCATGAGAAGAATCGTGCCTATAAGAAGAAGTGCATTTTCTGCATCAGAAACCTTGCTATCATTGTCCACAGAACTGATAATAATTACACGCTCTTCATATGGCTGCAAAATGGGAAAGCAAAGTCAGCGATACCACTACTTTAGATTAACATATTACAATCTAGCATATTTGTCACCTAGAGACTTTCTTATTAGATGGGCTCCCAAACAGACAAACAGGATGACCTCCAAAAACTTGTTTTCAGATTCCAATATGGCTCTCCAAGGCATGAgaaaaatagttttttattatattttgatttcattaaaatattaaacaacaaaagaaaggaCATAGTAACAACTAAAAGGCAGACaatagtcaaggaattaggAACATTATCTCTAGTGCTTACGTTAGATAGCCTTTTCTAAATAACTCAACTTCGCCACTTCCCTACTAATTGGGATTAGTTAGACAAATCATGTTCCATGTTTCCACTCTATTTAGAGCCATAGCAACCATTAATTCATAGGCATTCACGCCCTTTCTCAACAATCCAACCTAGAACATCTTTGGCCTTCACTTGTTCTTTCACCACAACATCCAATTTGCCCTACATGCCATTTATTTCCCAACCATTGATGCTACTCCTAAGTTCCCTCAAAGGGTATATATTTCCAGTACTACCGAAGCATTAGTTTAAAAAGCGGTATAGTAAAAGAGTAGCTTCTATTTATGCTGTCATCTCAACCTTAAAACAACTTTCTGTTCAATCAGCACTCTCGTTTCCCAACTAACTCTACATCCAAGTCTAAACAAACTAAATTACTTCAAACAGGGAAGAACCAAATTCCAAGCACAAAcccagaaaagagaaaaatgaagcaAACGAACATAAACAAGTCTACGTAAGGTGAAATCTTTTTCGAAGAAGCGAGCTTGTTAACATGATAAACTCAGCTGAGTTCGTACCACAGACCCATGTACATAAACCGTCCTTTAAGACTAATAAGCTTtccaaccccacccccaaaccaaaaaaagagcCTAATTTGCAAGCTAAACCATTTAGGgtgaaaagaagaggagaaattcAACTCACCGCAATAGCATCTGCAATCTTAATCATGGCTCGAGTCTCTTCTCTGATCTTTTGGATTCGACAACCACCTTTACCAATAATTTTCCCTATCTGCCTCGAGGGGAGGACTATCCTGAACAACACATCCTGAGGTTTCGCCACACGCTTCGGTGACTGGTGATCCGCCGTCGAATCTGGAGGAGCTCCGCCGAGACCAGCATTCGGTTCATCCTCCCGGCGACGCTTCGTTCCTCTATCTATTTCACCTTCTCTCTCCTCCGTAAGAAGTGTAGAGGAGATTATCTGCACTTCCCCTTCTAGTGCCATCGTCGCAAAGCCGCGTTCCGACCTCCGAGGGACAGAGAGGAAGGCTCTAATAGGTAAACGGAAGAAGGGTTTTTCATCTTTTAAATTACAAATATGCCCTTACTTGTACCTTTCCTTACCCTTTTGTCCTTACGAATCCAATCTACCATTGCAGATGGAATTTCAATGTGGCAGTTCGAAGCTCGAGCATCTCAGGATGTGTTCTTGCCAGAAGCCCAGAACTCCATGAGAGCTCCTACTCGGTTCCTTGAGAACCCTCAGACTTAAACGCTACTGAAACTCATTATCATTATGCGTTTCGTTCCCATCTCTGTCTCGCTCTGCAGCTTCATCTCGCGGCATTTCAGTTCTTCAATTACGCTCTCTGAGTTCCCAAAGCTTCGGAAAATCCCATTCAAGTATCGAGCTCGAGCTATCCAACAAGCCCAGCAAGCTCTAACTGAGTATCTTCATACCACCAGATCCTTATCCTTCACCCATGCTGAGCACATAAGTAAGAATTCCGTGGTTTCCCTTTCTGATCTCATTTCAAGGGTTGAATTCTCGACCTCCAACTTCTTCAGGAATTTCCAGAAGTTCCTCAGCTACCATCCCATCAACGAAATTGAGTTCTTCTTCGAGAGTATCGGTATACCTCCTTCCGAAATTAACGGTTTCTTGTCGCGCCATGAATTCTTCCTATCCGAAGACGGGAATATTTTGAAGGTAGCTCATGTGCTTTCTGCTTTTGGATTCCCATGGAACAGGCTAGGACATCTGTACAAGGAggaaattttttcaatttttggtgAGACCCCAGGTGCTTTGATTGCTAGGCTTAATCGTTTGAGAGAGTTTGGGTTTGATAATGTTTCTGTGGCTGGTATATGTTTGGCTTTCCCTTTCGTACTGAATGGGAACGATGAA is drawn from Telopea speciosissima isolate NSW1024214 ecotype Mountain lineage chromosome 1, Tspe_v1, whole genome shotgun sequence and contains these coding sequences:
- the LOC122668240 gene encoding flowering locus K homology domain-like isoform X1; the protein is MALEGEVQIISSTLLTEEREGEIDRGTKRRREDEPNAGLGGAPPDSTADHQSPKRVAKPQDVLFRIVLPSRQIGKIIGKGGCRIQKIREETRAMIKIADAIAPYEERVIIISSVDNDSKVSDAENALLLIGTILLMDDDANVVASVGVGQVTVKMIRLLISGSQAGSLIGMSGQNIEKLRVLSGANIMILAQNQFPLCASAHESDRMVQISGDGPGVLKALEDIGTLLRENPPRKVVSVKPAYNFNPNQPYMAPTSGLPFAADYVTLDMMVPETMVGGFIGKCGCNISKIRTESGATVKVAGARGEQTQRLIHLAGSAQQVAWAKKLVDEYIYSQAILQQRRQ
- the LOC122668240 gene encoding flowering locus K homology domain-like isoform X2; translation: MALEGEVQIISSTLLTEEREGEIDRGTKRRREDEPNAGLGGAPPDSTADHQSPKRVAKPQDVLFRIVLPSRQIGKIIGKGGCRIQKIREETRAMIKIADAIAPYEERVIIISSVDNDSKVSDAENALLLIGTILLMDDANVVASVGVGQVTVKMIRLLISGSQAGSLIGMSGQNIEKLRVLSGANIMILAQNQFPLCASAHESDRMVQISGDGPGVLKALEDIGTLLRENPPRKVVSVKPAYNFNPNQPYMAPTSGLPFAADYVTLDMMVPETMVGGFIGKCGCNISKIRTESGATVKVAGARGEQTQRLIHLAGSAQQVAWAKKLVDEYIYSQAILQQRRQ